A section of the Pseudovibrio sp. M1P-2-3 genome encodes:
- a CDS encoding LysR family transcriptional regulator, with protein sequence MNSVTEMEIFTRVVGCGSMSAAARELRISPAVVSKRLRKLEERLGTRLLQRTTRQIALTEAGQGYYERVLEILGSIEEAESYVSRRSTAAKGLLKVSAPTSFGRMHIAPHLTQFLQANPEITFQLDLNDDFVDILAESYDVAIRIGKLEDSSLIARRLAPIHRVLCATSTYLEKNGPIRSLADLQENHNCLAAEQQDIWRLEGPEGEVSFQCNGRLRTNSSEVVREAVLAGAGVALRSTWDVAEELRNEKLKIVLPQYCASKHIALHAVYPTRHFVPAKLRVFVEYLSKLYGPTPYWDSGINY encoded by the coding sequence ATGAATTCAGTTACCGAGATGGAGATTTTCACCCGTGTTGTGGGTTGCGGAAGCATGTCAGCCGCTGCACGTGAACTCAGAATTTCTCCAGCAGTTGTTTCTAAACGCCTTCGCAAGCTCGAAGAACGACTGGGGACACGTTTGCTACAAAGAACCACCCGCCAAATTGCGCTCACCGAAGCAGGGCAAGGCTACTATGAACGGGTTCTGGAAATTCTGGGGTCCATTGAGGAAGCTGAATCTTATGTCTCGCGCCGCTCAACAGCTGCAAAAGGGCTATTGAAAGTTTCCGCTCCCACGTCCTTCGGACGAATGCATATAGCGCCGCACCTGACACAGTTTCTTCAAGCAAACCCTGAGATAACATTTCAGCTGGACCTGAACGATGACTTTGTGGACATTCTGGCAGAAAGCTATGACGTGGCGATCCGTATCGGAAAACTAGAGGATTCAAGCCTTATCGCCCGCCGCCTCGCCCCCATTCATCGGGTTTTATGTGCCACCTCCACTTATCTGGAGAAAAACGGCCCCATCCGCTCCCTTGCCGACCTTCAGGAAAACCACAATTGTCTGGCGGCAGAGCAGCAAGACATCTGGCGTCTGGAAGGGCCAGAGGGAGAAGTCTCCTTCCAGTGTAATGGAAGGCTGAGGACAAATTCCAGCGAAGTTGTACGGGAAGCAGTGCTTGCAGGGGCAGGCGTTGCCCTTCGCTCCACTTGGGATGTGGCCGAAGAGCTCAGAAACGAAAAACTGAAGATTGTTTTGCCCCAATATTGTGCTTCTAAGCACATCGCCCTACACGCAGTTTATCCAACCAGACATTTTGTACCGGCCAAGCTACGCGTTTTCGTAGAGTACTTATCCAAACTCTATGGCCCCACTCCCTATTGGGACAGTGGAATTAATTATTAG
- a CDS encoding FAD-linked oxidase C-terminal domain-containing protein, translating into MAKPSAQIMNRRGEIITALRTIIPGEGVIFEERALRPYETDALTAYRQVPLAVVLPENVEQLSAVLKYCYEQEVKVVPRGAGTSLSGGALPLEDGILISMMKFNRILDVDFENRAVVVQPGVTNLSITRAVEHEGFYYAPDPSSQIACSIGGNIAENSGGVHSLKYGLTTNNVLGLEMVLITGEVIRLGGKHLDSEGYDFLALMTGSEGLLAVVSEVTVKILPKPETARAALIGFPSLEDAGQCVADIIGAGIIPGGMELMDRLATKAAEDFVGAGYPLDVEALMIVELDGPEAEVDDLLESVVEISKTNRSSYLRVSNSAEERALFWAGRKSAFPAVGRIAPDYLCMDGTIPRKALPDVLGRLQKLSEDYGLLCANVFHAGDGNLHPLILYDANKPGELEAAENFGADILRVCVEVGGVLTGEHGVGIEKRDLMPEMFTEQDLKLQQRVKCAFDEKHLLNPGKVFPVLHRCAELGRMHVHKGQLPFPDIPRF; encoded by the coding sequence ATGGCCAAACCCTCAGCCCAGATCATGAACCGTAGAGGTGAGATTATTACTGCGCTTCGAACGATTATTCCCGGTGAAGGGGTTATCTTTGAAGAACGGGCACTGCGCCCCTACGAGACCGATGCCTTAACAGCCTATCGGCAAGTTCCCTTGGCTGTGGTTCTTCCTGAAAATGTAGAGCAACTCTCGGCAGTGTTGAAATACTGTTATGAGCAGGAGGTGAAAGTTGTTCCAAGGGGAGCGGGAACCTCTTTGTCAGGTGGAGCTTTGCCTCTGGAAGATGGCATTTTGATTTCCATGATGAAGTTCAACCGGATTTTGGATGTGGATTTTGAAAATCGTGCCGTTGTTGTGCAGCCAGGCGTTACCAATTTGAGTATTACACGGGCGGTGGAACATGAAGGGTTCTACTATGCGCCGGACCCTTCCTCCCAGATTGCCTGCTCCATTGGTGGGAACATTGCGGAAAACTCCGGCGGTGTTCACTCTCTCAAATATGGGCTGACCACCAACAATGTACTGGGCCTTGAAATGGTGTTGATTACGGGTGAGGTGATCCGCTTGGGAGGGAAACATCTGGACAGTGAAGGCTATGATTTTCTTGCCCTCATGACCGGATCTGAGGGCTTGCTGGCAGTTGTGAGTGAAGTAACTGTCAAGATTTTACCAAAACCTGAAACAGCCCGTGCCGCGCTAATTGGCTTTCCCTCGTTAGAGGATGCAGGGCAGTGTGTGGCTGATATTATCGGGGCGGGCATTATTCCCGGTGGTATGGAACTTATGGACCGCCTTGCCACAAAAGCTGCGGAAGATTTTGTGGGGGCGGGGTACCCACTGGATGTGGAAGCGCTCATGATTGTGGAGCTGGACGGCCCTGAAGCGGAGGTGGATGACCTGCTGGAGAGCGTCGTGGAAATATCCAAGACAAACAGGTCCAGTTACCTTCGGGTCTCTAACAGTGCAGAAGAACGTGCTTTGTTCTGGGCCGGTAGAAAATCAGCTTTTCCCGCTGTAGGACGGATTGCGCCAGATTACCTATGTATGGATGGCACAATTCCGCGCAAGGCCCTACCGGATGTGTTGGGCCGCCTTCAAAAACTCAGTGAGGACTATGGCCTTTTATGCGCCAATGTTTTTCATGCTGGGGATGGCAACCTGCACCCGCTTATCCTTTATGATGCCAATAAACCGGGGGAATTGGAGGCGGCAGAGAACTTTGGTGCCGATATTTTACGGGTATGTGTTGAAGTTGGCGGCGTTTTGACCGGAGAGCACGGGGTTGGAATCGAAAAGCGTGACCTGATGCCTGAAATGTTCACAGAACAAGACCTGAAGCTTCAACAACGTGTGAAATGCGCCTTTGACGAGAAACACCTTCTCAATCCGGGAAAAGTGTTTCCTGTGCTGCACCGCTGTGCTGAGCTGGGCCGTATGCATGTTCACAAAGGGCAGTTGCCGTTTCCAGATATTCCACGTTTCTAG
- a CDS encoding (Fe-S)-binding protein has product MKTEPSNMRIAIFTSCLVNTFRPAIGDATLKILESNGFQVDIPDVQTCCGLFPQNSGDHKEARKLEKAALKQLKDYDFVVSPSHACTQHLQNTVKDCCHSSARKYYEITEFLTSFSKPPYGPTEHLQWGPVGVLETSETPTLFGSSSSTKSVLAARPNVNLVNLPDAMPYSPKESKNSQSLSHQMLKSLQNSGAGLIVGTDLGLLMQAAAGLKRLGSAIEIRHVTEVLANTVKTSPL; this is encoded by the coding sequence ATGAAGACAGAACCAAGCAACATGCGCATCGCAATATTTACCAGCTGTCTGGTTAACACCTTTCGCCCTGCCATAGGTGACGCGACCCTTAAAATACTGGAAAGCAACGGTTTTCAGGTAGACATACCCGATGTGCAAACTTGTTGTGGCCTATTTCCGCAAAACAGCGGTGATCACAAAGAAGCAAGAAAGCTGGAAAAAGCAGCCCTAAAGCAGCTCAAAGACTATGACTTCGTGGTAAGTCCTTCCCACGCGTGCACACAGCACCTTCAAAATACAGTCAAGGACTGTTGTCACTCTTCGGCACGTAAATACTACGAGATAACCGAGTTTCTCACCTCTTTTTCCAAACCTCCCTATGGGCCAACCGAACATCTTCAGTGGGGGCCGGTAGGTGTTCTTGAAACCTCCGAAACACCAACGCTATTTGGCTCCAGTTCAAGTACAAAGTCAGTTCTGGCGGCTAGGCCCAATGTGAATCTGGTTAATCTGCCAGATGCGATGCCCTACTCCCCAAAAGAGAGTAAAAATTCTCAATCACTTTCACACCAAATGCTGAAGTCCCTGCAAAACTCGGGGGCTGGGCTTATCGTAGGTACAGATCTGGGCCTGTTGATGCAGGCGGCGGCAGGTTTAAAACGATTGGGATCTGCCATTGAAATTCGGCATGTGACAGAAGTACTTGCCAACACGGTCAAAACGTCTCCCCTCTAG
- the glcF gene encoding glycolate oxidase subunit GlcF: MQTNFSPEQLKDSAVANSERILRKCVHCGFCTATCPTFTLLGDELDSPRGRIYLIKDMLENDRPADAQVVKHIDRCLSCLSCMTTCPSGVHYMHLIDHARAHIERTYKRPPSERLMRLMLAVVLPFPNRFRLALKAASLVNPMAGWLRGLGGPFKNIGAMLALTPDKPAATSEFQGQVEISPKITKVGRVAILQGCAQPVLAPSINDATVRLLTRLGYEVVFPEDVGCCGALVHHMGHEKSALNSARGNVDAWFNEINDKGLDAILITASGCGTTIKDYGFMLRDDADYAKRAEQVSKLTLDITEFLSRIDLGAPHRKVEQVVAYHSACSMQHGQKITEQPKRLLEAAGFTVKAVPEGHLCCGSAGTYNILQPDIADQLKERKVANIESTSPDVIAAGNIGCITQIAGGTKIPVIHSAELLDWAYGGPKPQELR, from the coding sequence GTGCAGACCAATTTCAGCCCAGAGCAATTAAAAGATAGTGCAGTTGCTAACAGTGAGAGGATTTTGCGTAAATGTGTGCACTGCGGGTTTTGTACTGCCACGTGCCCTACTTTCACACTACTGGGGGATGAGCTGGATAGCCCGCGCGGGCGTATTTACCTGATCAAGGATATGCTGGAGAATGACCGCCCGGCAGATGCGCAAGTAGTTAAACATATAGACCGCTGCCTATCCTGCTTGTCGTGTATGACCACTTGCCCTTCTGGTGTGCACTACATGCATTTGATTGATCATGCACGGGCGCATATTGAGCGCACCTATAAAAGACCACCGAGTGAGCGGTTGATGCGATTGATGCTGGCGGTGGTCCTTCCGTTTCCAAACCGGTTTCGTTTGGCGCTCAAAGCGGCATCCCTTGTGAATCCTATGGCTGGATGGCTGAGGGGACTGGGGGGCCCCTTTAAGAATATTGGCGCGATGCTTGCTCTGACTCCTGACAAACCTGCGGCTACCTCCGAATTCCAAGGTCAGGTGGAAATTTCACCAAAGATCACCAAAGTGGGGCGTGTCGCCATATTGCAAGGCTGCGCGCAGCCGGTGCTGGCACCTTCTATTAATGACGCAACTGTGCGGCTTTTAACGCGCCTTGGATATGAGGTGGTGTTCCCTGAAGATGTTGGCTGCTGTGGTGCGCTTGTGCATCACATGGGCCACGAAAAAAGCGCGTTAAACAGTGCTAGAGGCAATGTGGATGCATGGTTTAACGAGATCAATGACAAAGGGCTTGATGCCATTTTGATTACGGCTTCTGGCTGCGGTACGACCATTAAAGACTATGGGTTTATGCTTAGAGATGACGCTGACTATGCAAAAAGAGCTGAGCAGGTTTCCAAGCTGACACTGGATATTACCGAGTTCTTGTCCCGTATTGATTTGGGCGCGCCCCACCGCAAAGTGGAGCAGGTTGTTGCCTATCATTCTGCATGCTCCATGCAACATGGACAGAAAATTACGGAGCAGCCAAAGCGGTTGTTGGAGGCTGCAGGATTTACTGTGAAAGCTGTGCCGGAAGGCCATCTTTGCTGTGGCTCCGCCGGAACCTATAATATTTTGCAGCCAGATATTGCGGATCAGTTGAAAGAAAGAAAAGTTGCAAACATCGAATCCACATCACCGGACGTGATTGCGGCTGGCAATATTGGGTGTATTACGCAAATCGCAGGCGGAACGAAGATACCAGTGATCCATAGCGCAGAATTGCTGGACTGGGCTTATGGTGGACCAAAGCCGCAGGAGTTGCGCTAG
- a CDS encoding cytochrome c family protein has protein sequence MRLLGILAGAALLATSGIALADGDVEKGKKVFKKCAACHAVGEKAKNKVGPILNGVVGAPWGEAQSYKYSKALLAGKEEGKTWDEATLRAYLTKPKKVIPKGKMAFAGLRKEKDIDNVVAYLSQFNADGSTK, from the coding sequence ATGAGACTTTTAGGAATTTTGGCCGGCGCAGCGTTGCTCGCGACCAGCGGCATCGCCCTTGCTGACGGTGACGTAGAAAAAGGCAAAAAAGTATTTAAAAAATGCGCCGCCTGTCACGCAGTCGGTGAGAAAGCCAAAAACAAAGTCGGTCCAATCTTGAATGGTGTTGTAGGCGCGCCTTGGGGCGAAGCGCAAAGCTACAAATATTCCAAGGCTCTTCTGGCTGGTAAAGAAGAAGGTAAAACTTGGGATGAAGCTACTTTGAGAGCATATCTGACCAAGCCGAAGAAAGTTATTCCAAAAGGCAAAATGGCTTTCGCTGGCTTGAGAAAAGAAAAAGACATCGACAACGTGGTTGCTTATCTTTCCCAGTTCAATGCTGACGGCTCAACGAAATAG
- the fbaA gene encoding class II fructose-bisphosphate aldolase, with amino-acid sequence MVELKPGVVTGNDYKKLVEACRQGKYALPAVNVVGTDSVNAVLEAAARNKSDVIIQLSNGGAQFYAGKGLEDAFQAKVLGAVSCAQHVHLLAEHYGVAVVLHTDHANRALVPWLDALIDHGEEFYKRHGKPLFSSHMLDLSAEPLEDNLKESERLLKRMAPLDMSLEIELGVTGGEEDGVGSDDDIGEDNPKLYTQPEEVLEAYNRLKDLGHFSVAASFGNVHGVYKPGNVRLRPEILRNSQKLIAETHGLEENPVPLVFHGGSGSEKDKITESLGYGVFKMNIDTDTQFAFSESVGAYVFANETAFKHQIDPETGTPYKKQYDPRKWLRAGEEGIIERLTEAYKDLQSVGKSLVK; translated from the coding sequence ATGGTAGAGCTCAAGCCAGGTGTCGTCACGGGGAACGACTATAAGAAGCTTGTCGAAGCATGCCGTCAAGGCAAATACGCACTTCCTGCTGTAAACGTGGTTGGTACAGACTCCGTCAATGCGGTGCTCGAAGCTGCAGCCAGAAACAAGTCCGATGTCATCATTCAGCTGTCAAATGGGGGAGCACAGTTTTACGCTGGTAAAGGTCTTGAAGATGCTTTCCAAGCGAAAGTTCTGGGAGCCGTTTCCTGTGCCCAGCATGTGCACCTTCTAGCCGAGCATTATGGCGTTGCTGTTGTTCTGCACACCGATCATGCGAACCGCGCGCTCGTGCCATGGCTGGACGCTCTTATCGACCATGGTGAAGAGTTCTATAAAAGACACGGCAAACCGCTTTTCTCCTCCCATATGCTCGACCTTTCCGCCGAACCTTTGGAAGATAACCTGAAAGAAAGCGAACGTCTTCTCAAGCGCATGGCTCCTTTGGACATGAGCCTTGAAATTGAACTGGGCGTAACAGGCGGTGAAGAAGATGGCGTTGGCTCCGATGATGATATCGGCGAGGACAACCCAAAACTTTACACCCAGCCTGAAGAAGTTCTGGAAGCCTATAACCGCCTGAAGGACCTCGGCCACTTCTCCGTTGCAGCTTCTTTCGGTAACGTTCACGGCGTTTACAAGCCGGGTAACGTGCGCCTGCGCCCCGAAATTCTGCGCAACAGCCAGAAGCTGATTGCTGAAACACACGGCCTCGAAGAAAACCCTGTACCACTGGTATTCCACGGCGGTTCTGGTTCTGAAAAGGACAAGATCACCGAAAGCCTTGGCTACGGTGTTTTCAAAATGAACATCGACACAGACACCCAGTTCGCGTTCTCCGAGTCTGTTGGTGCATATGTGTTTGCCAATGAGACTGCCTTCAAGCATCAGATAGATCCTGAAACCGGCACTCCCTACAAAAAGCAATATGACCCGCGCAAGTGGCTGCGTGCTGGCGAAGAAGGCATCATCGAGCGTCTCACAGAGGCCTATAAAGATCTACAGAGCGTTGGTAAGTCTTTGGTAAAGTAA
- a CDS encoding L,D-transpeptidase, producing the protein MVLVVRIAVILVATAFSGGAQAQVAYQGRATPPPLVLSPNLSQPWTVQVSPANPRSRSRVTRSSVNYNSARKIPRQYLPATVKYAGPHSAGTILIDTPNKYLYLIEAGGKARRYGVGVGRPGFEWAGTHRVTSKKEWPDWRPPAAMRKRQPNLPAFFPGGPKNPLGARALYLGSTLYRIHGSNEPWTIGKAVSSGCIRMRNEDVIELYKMVGLGTTVIVR; encoded by the coding sequence ATGGTTTTGGTCGTGCGTATCGCCGTGATTTTAGTGGCAACAGCCTTTTCTGGAGGCGCTCAGGCGCAAGTCGCCTATCAAGGACGCGCAACACCACCGCCGCTGGTTTTGAGCCCCAATCTTTCACAGCCGTGGACCGTGCAAGTCTCCCCTGCCAACCCCAGAAGCCGCAGCCGTGTCACACGATCCTCCGTAAACTATAACAGCGCCCGTAAAATTCCGAGGCAATACCTACCCGCCACAGTCAAATATGCGGGGCCACATAGCGCAGGTACAATTCTCATCGACACTCCAAACAAATATTTGTACCTGATTGAGGCCGGAGGGAAAGCCCGACGCTATGGCGTTGGAGTGGGCAGACCCGGCTTTGAATGGGCCGGAACACATCGTGTTACCAGCAAAAAAGAGTGGCCGGACTGGCGCCCCCCAGCAGCAATGCGCAAGCGTCAGCCCAACTTGCCTGCATTTTTCCCCGGAGGCCCCAAGAATCCGCTTGGTGCAAGAGCTCTCTACCTTGGCTCAACACTCTACCGTATTCACGGGTCCAACGAACCATGGACTATAGGGAAAGCCGTTTCTTCCGGCTGTATTCGCATGCGAAACGAGGATGTGATCGAGCTTTATAAAATGGTCGGGCTGGGCACGACTGTCATTGTCAGGTAG
- a CDS encoding protein phosphatase CheZ produces MIAAKRIYRAEAVFGRMANENLDPDDVNEVRHRELLAEMAELKAMLAPQQTSESEVASISEKIVKELREEISEATALKTELDAISQAIRDTKSEIAALHQKAGSIAENKGRVAGELEAIVLGTEGATEQILSAAEFIDEATKTLAPMVGDKDSGLTNDIQEKVISIFEACNFQDLTGQRISKVVDTMSFIETRVLKMMEIWGGLETFKDIEVEHEAMSDDEALLHGPSLATDTDTVSQDDIDALFS; encoded by the coding sequence ATGATTGCGGCAAAGAGAATTTATCGAGCTGAAGCAGTTTTCGGTCGCATGGCCAATGAAAATCTGGACCCTGACGATGTAAACGAGGTTCGGCATCGGGAGCTTCTTGCCGAAATGGCTGAGTTAAAGGCCATGCTGGCTCCCCAGCAGACGAGCGAGTCTGAGGTCGCGTCCATTTCCGAGAAAATCGTGAAGGAATTGCGAGAGGAAATCAGCGAGGCAACAGCTCTTAAAACGGAGCTGGATGCCATTTCGCAAGCTATACGCGACACAAAGAGTGAAATTGCTGCCCTTCACCAAAAAGCTGGCAGCATTGCCGAGAACAAGGGCAGGGTTGCAGGCGAACTGGAAGCGATTGTGCTGGGCACAGAAGGGGCAACCGAGCAAATTCTGTCTGCAGCAGAATTTATTGACGAGGCAACCAAAACGCTTGCTCCAATGGTTGGCGATAAAGATTCAGGTCTGACCAACGATATACAGGAAAAAGTAATTTCCATCTTTGAGGCCTGCAACTTTCAGGATCTGACAGGACAAAGGATTTCCAAGGTCGTAGACACCATGTCCTTTATTGAGACACGTGTTTTGAAGATGATGGAGATCTGGGGTGGCCTTGAGACATTCAAAGACATTGAAGTCGAGCATGAAGCCATGAGCGACGATGAGGCACTTTTGCATGGTCCTTCTCTGGCAACTGACACGGATACCGTGTCTCAAGATGATATTGATGCTCTTTTCTCTTAG
- a CDS encoding DNA-3-methyladenine glycosylase I, with amino-acid sequence MTALETEIPAGLLQDEKGDCTCRWHGGDAEYRRYHDKEWGRPVTNDIRLFEKICLEGFQSGLSWLTILRKRDNFRAAFAGFDFEKVAKFTQNDIERCVADKGIVRHRGKITSTINNANRALELREEFGSLAAYFWSWEPTTEQRPKKFDAETLYSLGKTEISTKISKDLKKRGWSFVGPTTVYAFMQAMGMVNDHLEGCIIRPVVEEARAQLIRPLIKS; translated from the coding sequence ATGACTGCCTTAGAGACTGAAATTCCTGCGGGTCTGTTGCAGGATGAAAAAGGCGACTGTACGTGCCGTTGGCATGGCGGAGATGCTGAATATCGCAGGTATCACGATAAGGAATGGGGGCGACCCGTTACCAATGATATTCGGTTGTTTGAGAAAATCTGCCTAGAGGGGTTTCAGTCTGGTCTTTCGTGGCTAACGATTTTGCGCAAGCGCGATAATTTTCGTGCAGCCTTTGCGGGGTTCGACTTTGAAAAAGTCGCAAAATTTACGCAGAATGACATTGAACGGTGTGTTGCCGATAAAGGTATTGTGCGCCATCGGGGCAAGATAACTTCCACAATTAACAATGCCAATCGGGCGTTGGAACTGCGTGAAGAGTTCGGATCACTGGCCGCCTATTTCTGGTCCTGGGAACCAACCACTGAGCAGCGACCAAAGAAATTTGATGCAGAAACCTTGTATTCACTGGGAAAAACCGAAATTTCCACGAAGATTTCGAAGGACCTAAAGAAGCGCGGCTGGTCATTTGTGGGACCAACAACTGTCTATGCCTTCATGCAGGCTATGGGAATGGTGAATGATCATCTTGAGGGCTGCATCATCCGCCCTGTAGTTGAAGAAGCCCGCGCTCAGCTTATTCGGCCTTTGATCAAGAGTTAA
- a CDS encoding MarR family winged helix-turn-helix transcriptional regulator, whose translation MELELDEIMEQWKRVRPDLDPEPMGICGDIWRVGGKLKQGVLANLTKYDLDFAAFDVLLTLRRQGSNQALTPAYLAKEMMLSTSAMTNRIDRLEKRALVTRSHDPEDRRSLKISLTEAGFKLADEVVTTHVATEEELIKGLTKEERITLRLLLSKITA comes from the coding sequence ATGGAATTGGAACTAGATGAAATAATGGAGCAATGGAAACGGGTAAGGCCGGATCTTGATCCTGAACCAATGGGTATTTGCGGGGATATCTGGCGAGTGGGAGGAAAACTCAAGCAGGGCGTTCTCGCAAACCTGACAAAGTATGATCTGGATTTCGCTGCTTTTGATGTTCTTCTCACCTTACGCAGACAAGGAAGCAACCAGGCTTTAACGCCAGCCTACCTCGCTAAAGAGATGATGCTTTCCACGTCCGCCATGACCAACCGCATTGATCGGCTGGAAAAACGCGCACTTGTGACCCGCAGCCACGACCCAGAAGATAGGCGGAGCTTAAAAATATCTTTAACGGAAGCAGGGTTTAAGCTTGCTGATGAAGTGGTCACAACGCATGTGGCAACAGAAGAAGAACTGATTAAGGGCCTTACCAAGGAAGAACGTATAACATTGAGATTACTCCTCAGTAAGATCACGGCGTGA
- a CDS encoding nitroreductase family protein, with amino-acid sequence MTNMRRAEYPVEPIFVDRWSTRSYDGQSMPESDLFSILEAARWAPSAYNIQPWRFIYAHREDESWNTFLDLLDPFNKEWAKNASALIFVISDSIMPGDGDRADHPSRCHSFDSGAAWAQLALQATAQGYHAHAMAGIYFDKIKQELSVPDRFRVEIAVAVGKRSEALALSDSEVEQETPSLRKPIREIAFSGAFTG; translated from the coding sequence ATGACCAATATGCGTCGGGCAGAATACCCAGTGGAACCAATTTTTGTTGATCGTTGGTCAACGCGTTCATACGATGGCCAGTCCATGCCCGAGAGTGATCTTTTCAGTATTTTGGAAGCTGCACGTTGGGCGCCTTCCGCCTACAACATTCAACCTTGGCGGTTTATTTATGCGCATAGAGAAGATGAGAGCTGGAATACGTTTCTGGATCTACTAGACCCATTCAATAAAGAATGGGCGAAGAACGCATCAGCCCTTATTTTTGTGATTTCAGATAGCATCATGCCAGGAGACGGGGATAGAGCCGATCACCCCTCACGATGCCATAGCTTTGATAGTGGAGCCGCTTGGGCGCAGTTGGCTCTGCAGGCAACAGCGCAGGGATATCATGCCCACGCGATGGCAGGCATTTACTTTGACAAGATTAAGCAGGAACTTTCAGTTCCAGATCGGTTTAGAGTTGAAATTGCAGTGGCTGTTGGCAAGCGGTCTGAAGCTTTGGCTCTTAGTGATAGCGAAGTGGAGCAAGAAACACCCAGCCTACGGAAGCCTATTCGAGAGATAGCGTTTTCCGGCGCTTTTACAGGTTGA
- a CDS encoding FAD-binding protein, protein MAENFKPTTQQELVDVVAWAAAEKKPLTVIGTGSKQEIGYSVQSAFTLTTQGLSGVVEYDPAELVLTAKAGTPLADINKELTKNGQELAFEPLDYGPVLGKHAGKGTLGSVFAMNLAGPRRLKAGAARDHILGIQGVSGRGEGFKAGGKVVKNVTGYDIARGFCGSWGTLMVASEITMKVMPKAEQEATVCLAGLNGAEATQAMAKALGSSAEVSSAAFTPQGVTIGSGLDGGSAVFLRLEGVSKSVSYRIDKLKALLREFGAVEVLEGQTSKSVWESFQKVEPFSKTRSPLWRISVAPTRGEQVVRQLEESSACRCLRDWGGGLLWVEMGEEEPKAKEVREAVLQAGGGHATLVRAPAQLRSSTEVFQKQDAALFALTRRLKAQFDPIGILNFGRMYAGV, encoded by the coding sequence ATGGCGGAGAACTTTAAACCAACCACGCAGCAAGAACTGGTGGATGTGGTGGCATGGGCCGCAGCTGAGAAAAAGCCGTTAACTGTAATTGGAACCGGTTCAAAACAGGAAATTGGATACTCTGTTCAGTCTGCCTTTACGTTGACCACGCAAGGCTTGAGTGGTGTTGTGGAGTATGACCCTGCAGAGCTTGTTTTGACTGCAAAAGCGGGAACGCCGCTTGCTGACATAAACAAAGAGCTGACCAAGAACGGACAGGAGCTGGCTTTTGAGCCTTTGGACTACGGGCCCGTCCTTGGAAAACATGCAGGCAAAGGCACGCTGGGCAGCGTATTTGCCATGAACTTGGCGGGACCACGCCGCTTGAAAGCGGGGGCCGCACGGGATCATATTCTTGGTATTCAGGGTGTGAGCGGGCGCGGTGAGGGCTTTAAAGCTGGTGGCAAAGTGGTCAAGAACGTGACTGGCTACGATATTGCCAGAGGGTTCTGCGGCTCTTGGGGGACTTTAATGGTTGCCAGCGAGATCACCATGAAAGTTATGCCTAAAGCCGAACAGGAGGCCACTGTCTGTCTGGCGGGTTTGAATGGCGCTGAAGCAACTCAGGCTATGGCAAAAGCGCTTGGATCATCCGCTGAAGTCTCCAGCGCAGCTTTTACTCCGCAAGGCGTGACAATCGGTAGTGGTTTAGACGGAGGCTCTGCTGTGTTTTTGCGACTGGAGGGTGTGTCGAAGTCCGTCAGCTATCGCATTGACAAGCTCAAGGCGCTTCTACGTGAATTTGGAGCTGTTGAAGTTCTGGAGGGGCAAACATCAAAAAGTGTTTGGGAGAGTTTTCAAAAGGTAGAACCCTTTTCAAAAACACGCTCTCCTCTCTGGCGCATCTCGGTTGCGCCCACCCGTGGTGAGCAAGTGGTGCGCCAGCTTGAAGAAAGCAGCGCATGTCGGTGCCTGCGCGATTGGGGCGGGGGCTTGCTTTGGGTTGAGATGGGTGAAGAAGAGCCAAAGGCCAAAGAAGTGCGCGAGGCTGTTTTGCAAGCTGGTGGGGGGCATGCCACTTTGGTGCGGGCTCCGGCACAGCTGCGCAGCTCCACTGAGGTCTTTCAAAAACAAGATGCCGCTCTTTTTGCTTTGACCCGTCGGTTAAAAGCCCAGTTTGATCCAATTGGCATTCTCAATTTTGGCCGCATGTACGCAGGAGTGTAG